The Chlamydia trachomatis A/HAR-13 nucleotide sequence GCACGCCTCTTCTATTTGAGAGGAAAAACTGGTAAGGCTGCTAAAGTTAAAGAGCTTATCGGTTCTCGGGCTGCTAAGAAATAGTAAAGAAAAGAGAGCGGCATTAACCCTTTCTGCTGTTCTCAACGTCAAGAGGTTGCCTTTATATGAAATCGACCGTTGAGCAGGCGATGCTTTTCGAAGAAAAAAGCATTTTTGAGAATCAAGCTATTGAGCAAGGGTACTCACGAGTTGCCGGTGTAGACGAGGCTGGGAGAGGGCCTCTTGCAGGCCCTGTTGTTGCTGGAGCTTGTATCTTACCTAGAGGGAAAGTTTTCTTAGGTATTGATGATAGCAAGAAATTAACTCCTAAACAAAGACGGTATCTTTACGAACTGTTGCTTGAAGATCCTGAAGTCGACTGCGGGGTCGGCGTTGTTTCTGTTGAGCGAATAGATGAGATCAATATTTTGGAGGCTACCAAGGAGGCTATGGTTCAAGCCATAGCTTCTTTGCAAAGCACTCCCGATTTTTTATTGGTTGACGGGTTGTTTTTGCCTCATAAAGTTCCTTCTCTTAAGATTATAAAAGGGGATGCTCGTTCCGTATCGATAGCCGCAGCTTCTATCATAGCGAAGGAATATCGTGACGAGTTGATGCGGAAGCTTCATGTAGAGTACCCCGAGTACGGTTTTGATAAGCATAAGGGGTATGGGACAGCAGCTCATTTACAAGCTCTAAAACATTTCGGCCCTTGTGTATATCATAGAAAAAGTTTCTCTCCTGTGAAAGAGAGTATTCAAGAGGGAGTATGTCAGTAAAGGTTATTTCCCCCTTTTCTCAAGACGGGGTTCAATGCTTTCCCAAGCTTTTTATCATTAGCGCTCCTGCTGGAGCAGGGAAGACAACACTCACCCATATGCTACAAAGAGAGTTTCCTGATGCATTTGAGAAGACGGTGTCGTCAACGACACGTTCGGCTCGTCCAGGCGAAGTGCATGGCGTGGATTATTTGTTTGTATCTGAAGATGACTTTAAGCAATCTTTAGATAGGGAAGATTTTTTGGAATGGGTCTTTTTATTTGGGACTTATTACGGAACGAGTAAGGCGGAGATTTCTAGAGTTCTGCAAAAGGGTAAGCACTGTATAGCCGTGATTGATGTACAAGGAGCTTTGGCTCTGAAGAAGCAAATGCCGGCAGTCACTATTTTTATTCAAGCTCCCTCTCAAGAAGAACTTGAGCGCCGTTTGAATGCTCGGGATTCAGAGAAAGATTTCCAGAAGAAAGAAAGATTAGAGCATAGCGCTGTCGAAATTGCTGCCGCTAGCGAATTTGATTATGTTGTGGTTAATGATGATTTGATTACAGCATATCAAGTTTTAAGAAGTATTTTTATAGCTGAAGAACATAGGATGAGTCATGGCTAGAAAAGATCGTTTAACTAATGAAAGACTGAATAAGCTATTTGATAGCCCCTTTAGTTTGGTTAATTACGTAATTAAGCAAGCTAAGAACAAAATTGCTAGAGGAGATGTTCGTTCTTCTAATGTCGCGATTGAGGCGCTGAACTTCCTGGATCTTTATGGCATTCAGTCCGAATACGCTGAAAGAGATGATCGAGAGAGACATTTGTCTGCTACAGGAGAGAGACGAAGAGAACAAGGTTTCGGAACATCCAGAAGAAAAGATCCTTCTCTGTACAACTGGAGCGACGTGAAATAGTGGAATCTTCCCGTATTCTTATTACTTCTGCGTTGCCTTACGCAAATGGTCCTTTGCATTTTGGACATATTACCGGTGCTTATTTGCCTGCAGATGTTTATGCGCGTTTTCAGAGACTACAAGGCAAAGAGGTCTTGTATATTTGTGGTTCTGATGAATACGGAATCGCAATTACCCTTAATGCAGAGTTGGCAGGCATGGGGTATCAAGAATATGTCGACATGTATCATAAGCTTCATAAAGATACCTTCAAGAAATTGGGAATTTCTGTAGATTTCTTTTCCAGAACTACGAACACTTATCATCCTGCTATTGTGCAAGATTTCTATCGAAACTTGCAGGAACGCGGACTGGTAGAGAATCAGGTGACCGAACAGCTGTATTCTGAGGAAGAAGGGAAGTTTCTAGCGGACCGTTATGTTGTAGGTACTTGTCCCAAGTGTGGGTTCGATCGAGCTCGAGGAGATGAGTGTCAGCAGTGCGGTGCCGATTACGAAGCTAGAGATCTGAAAGAGCCTCGTTCTAAATTAACGGGGGCAGCTTTATCTTTACGTGATACGGAACATGCTTACTTGCATTTGGAGCGCATGAAAGAAGATTTGCTTGCTTTCGTGCAAGGTATTTATCTACGTCCTCATATACGTAATTTCGTTACGGATTACATCGAGCATTTACGTCCTCGAGCAGTGACTCGAGATTTGTCTTGGGGAATACCCGTTCCTGATTTGGAAAATAAGGTATTCTATGTATGGTTCGATGCTCCAATTGGTTACATAAGTGGAACTATGGATTGGGCAGCATCGATTGGAGACCCTGAAGCTTGGAAGAAGTTTTGGTTGGACGATACTGTGACCTACGCACAGTTTATAGGTAAAGATAATACTTCTTTCCATGCGGTTATTTTCCCTGCTATGGAAATAGGACAATCTCTTCCCTATAAGAAAGTGGATGCTCTTGTAACATCAGAATTTTTATTGTTAGAAGGTTTCCAGTTCAGTAAATCGGATGGGAATTTTATAGACATGGATGCGTTTTTAGAAACGTATTCCTTGGATAAACTGCGTTATGTGTTGGCAGCGATTGCTCCAGAGACTTCGGATAGCGAATTCTCTTTCCAAGAGTTCAAGACGCGATGCAATTCTGAGCTTGTAGGGAAGTATGGAAATTTTGTGAATCGAGTTCTAGCTTTTGCTGTTAAGAATGGATGCACAGAGCTTTCTTCTCCTCAATTAGAGCAAAAGGATTTGGATTTTATCTCAAAATCTCAAAAACTTGCTAAGGATGCAGCCGAACATTACGCACAATACAGTTTGCGTAAGGCGTGTTCCACGATTATGGAATTAGCTGCTTTAGGGAATGGCTATTTCAATGATGAAGCTCCATGGAAATTGGCTAAAGAGGGTAACTGGAATCGGGTACGCGCTATTCTATTCTGTGCTTGTTACTGCCAGAAGTTGCTAGCTCTCATTTCCTATCCTATTATGCCTGAAACAGCATTGAAGATTTTGGAAATGATAGCTCCACATTCCTTAGATCTAGGTTCCCAAGATCCAGATAGATTACAATCTCTTTGGACAGATTCCTTTTTTGATTACTCGGAAGAGAAATTTTCTCTGAAAGAGCCTGAATTATTGTTCACAATGGTAGAGTGATTCTCCACGGTAATCTTCACGGAGAGAAAGAGGGGTTTCATTTATAGAACCCCTCTTTTTTTTTGTGCAAAAAGCAATCCGCTCGGAATACATCACTGCAACTAATATTAGATAGCTTCTTAAATATATACCGAGGGGATTATCCTAGAGACGGTCTACAAATAGTGTAAGGAGAGAAAAGAGGAGTTGGTTTGTTAAGAAGGGAGTGCATAGCTTGTTGCAGCCCGGTACATCGGTGTTGAACCTTATTATTACGAACAGCAATAGCAACTGCTTTCTTTGTTCCTACTAAAATGACTAGTTTTTTCCCTCGTGTAATTGCTGTATAGAGTAAGTTTCTATACAGCATCACGTAATGAGAGGTGTGAATAGGAAGAATAATACAGGAGGTCTCACTTCCTTGGTATTTGTGTATGGAAGTAGCATAAGCTGGTATCAGGTCATTGAGTTCTGCTTGCGAATAACTAATATAGCGGCCATCCACGCAAACGATCAAACTCTTTGTAGATAGGTCAATAGAGGTCACATAACCGATATCTCCGTTGAATACCTCTTTATTATAGTTATTACGCGTTTGCATAACGCGATCTCCCGTAGAGAAGGAGTGAAATTTCCCTTGGATAAACAGTTTATTAGGATTAAGTGCTGCTTTTAACTCTCTATTTAGATTGAGTATTCCTAATACCCCTTTTCTCATAGGAGCAAGGACTTGAATATCTTCGGTAAAGATACCAAATTTTTTAGGAACAAAATCCGAAACGAGATGAATGATGTGTTTAATCGCTTCTTCAGGGTCTTCTTTTTGAAAAAATAAAAAGTCTTTTTTCCCTGAAGAGCTGTTGAGAACCGGGAATTCTCCTTGGTTTACTTTATGGGCATTTGTAATGATATTCGAATTTTGCAACTGACGGAAGATTTTCGTTAGGTAGGTTACCTCGATGTGATGGGAAAGAATAAGATCTTTAAGGACATTACCAGGGCCTACGCTGGGAAGCTGGTGCACATCTCCAATTAGAATTAGGATAGCATGATCAGGCAGTGCAGCTAGAAAGCGCTGTAAGAGAATGGTGTCGATCATTCCGGATTCATCGACAATAACAAGATCACAATCAATAGGATCTTCGTGATTCTTTCGAAATGACAAGGTTTTGAAATCATACTGGAGAAGAGAGTGGATAGTTTGAGTACGTTTCCCTGTGATTTCTGTCATACGTTTCGCAGCTTTTCCTGTAGGTGCTGCTAGGATTATTTTCTTAGGGGAGGAGATCTTTTCAAAGATAGAAAGGATAGCACGTGTAATTGTACTTTTTCCTGTTCCTGGTCCCCCAGATATAATATGAATCTTTTGTGAAGAGCTAGCATGAAGAGCTTCTTTTTGTTTTTCTTCTAATTTCAAATCCAGAAGATTTTCAACCTCCAGAATCGCTTCCTGGGTATTGATAGATCGTA carries:
- the gmk gene encoding guanylate kinase, whose product is MSVKVISPFSQDGVQCFPKLFIISAPAGAGKTTLTHMLQREFPDAFEKTVSSTTRSARPGEVHGVDYLFVSEDDFKQSLDREDFLEWVFLFGTYYGTSKAEISRVLQKGKHCIAVIDVQGALALKKQMPAVTIFIQAPSQEELERRLNARDSEKDFQKKERLEHSAVEIAAASEFDYVVVNDDLITAYQVLRSIFIAEEHRMSHG
- a CDS encoding SF1B family DNA helicase RecD2, which gives rise to MGCEEKLSGILELILPEDPLSDQTGYAFLRVPYKNSLVTVCGHLPLSLFKIGSSVDLTGHWSVDASGALVFHFTSAATYSPDSGIIAYLNAQIKGVGPKLAQKIVSTFREDTLTVLDSCPSKLVEVDGISPARCEDFSKQLQEQRDLRHALLFLQRHGIAIHYGLRLYKKYQNQTIEKVCQDPFLLAKEMYGIGFKTADLIATCLGVPLNSPNRIVAGIQYSLDELQEEGHTCYPLNDFIVLVEKLLNEEAPEEIIRKEEIRTQIHFLSRQKTVYVKELEQDTYIWSRQLFLAEQQIAIDIRRLLFSSKRIRSINTQEAILEVENLLDLKLEEKQKEALHASSSQKIHIISGGPGTGKSTITRAILSIFEKISSPKKIILAAPTGKAAKRMTEITGKRTQTIHSLLQYDFKTLSFRKNHEDPIDCDLVIVDESGMIDTILLQRFLAALPDHAILILIGDVHQLPSVGPGNVLKDLILSHHIEVTYLTKIFRQLQNSNIITNAHKVNQGEFPVLNSSSGKKDFLFFQKEDPEEAIKHIIHLVSDFVPKKFGIFTEDIQVLAPMRKGVLGILNLNRELKAALNPNKLFIQGKFHSFSTGDRVMQTRNNYNKEVFNGDIGYVTSIDLSTKSLIVCVDGRYISYSQAELNDLIPAYATSIHKYQGSETSCIILPIHTSHYVMLYRNLLYTAITRGKKLVILVGTKKAVAIAVRNNKVQHRCTGLQQAMHSLLNKPTPLFSPYTICRPSLG
- a CDS encoding ribonuclease HII produces the protein MKSTVEQAMLFEEKSIFENQAIEQGYSRVAGVDEAGRGPLAGPVVAGACILPRGKVFLGIDDSKKLTPKQRRYLYELLLEDPEVDCGVGVVSVERIDEINILEATKEAMVQAIASLQSTPDFLLVDGLFLPHKVPSLKIIKGDARSVSIAAASIIAKEYRDELMRKLHVEYPEYGFDKHKGYGTAAHLQALKHFGPCVYHRKSFSPVKESIQEGVCQ
- the metG gene encoding methionine--tRNA ligase, which translates into the protein MESSRILITSALPYANGPLHFGHITGAYLPADVYARFQRLQGKEVLYICGSDEYGIAITLNAELAGMGYQEYVDMYHKLHKDTFKKLGISVDFFSRTTNTYHPAIVQDFYRNLQERGLVENQVTEQLYSEEEGKFLADRYVVGTCPKCGFDRARGDECQQCGADYEARDLKEPRSKLTGAALSLRDTEHAYLHLERMKEDLLAFVQGIYLRPHIRNFVTDYIEHLRPRAVTRDLSWGIPVPDLENKVFYVWFDAPIGYISGTMDWAASIGDPEAWKKFWLDDTVTYAQFIGKDNTSFHAVIFPAMEIGQSLPYKKVDALVTSEFLLLEGFQFSKSDGNFIDMDAFLETYSLDKLRYVLAAIAPETSDSEFSFQEFKTRCNSELVGKYGNFVNRVLAFAVKNGCTELSSPQLEQKDLDFISKSQKLAKDAAEHYAQYSLRKACSTIMELAALGNGYFNDEAPWKLAKEGNWNRVRAILFCACYCQKLLALISYPIMPETALKILEMIAPHSLDLGSQDPDRLQSLWTDSFFDYSEEKFSLKEPELLFTMVE